Below is a genomic region from Anoplopoma fimbria isolate UVic2021 breed Golden Eagle Sablefish chromosome 20, Afim_UVic_2022, whole genome shotgun sequence.
CCCACAGGTAGCAAAGCAGAGACATTCTTTAAAGCAGGGGTACTCAAACGTTTGGGGGCCAGGGTCCCCTTACAAGGGAAACCATTTTCCAAGGACCTCCTCATAATTGCAACACATATTAAGGGTATGCGCCCTACCATTTGTACTCTTAGATGCCATTGGAACTATTTGTATTCTAATGCTTTTCAATCTAAATACTTCAAACCTGtttttataatgataaaaaagaacCCCATTTCAATTCAAATCAGGTGAATACCATTTTCTTTTGCCCTTATATTCCAGGTGCTCTGTAGTCAGATGTTGCTTTAGCCTGGCTGGCTTCATGGTTTTGTTCGTTAGCACCTAGCGACACACAATTCGTGACATATTTGTGTCCACCTTAGCTGTTCTCAATAAAACCAAACTCTATAAAACTGTCCTCATATTTCCTCAATGTAGCCAGTGTGGGCTTGATGTCACTTGACGATGTGGACTGACTCAAGCTTAGCAGCAGAAGGAACAGTGTGTTGCACCCGACTGAAGTGGCTGATTCAGGACAGATTGATGTGATGTGTCACAAGCATATCAGAGTTGCTATTGGTCCAAAGCTTATGTGGGTGGGATTAATGGACacaatgttcttgtttttttgtcatcatcagtagatatgcactttttaatgaTACAGCACAATTTAATCCTTTTATAGCAAATTATTTGGCTGACCCCCTGGCAGAGTTCCACTGTGAGAATCACTGCTTTAAAGTATCGTTTTGCTGTTGTTATCTGCATACTGATGCAGCCAATCTGTCTGcctgcatttctctctctgcttttgcCTTGTAGGACGGGATGAAGATGTGTATGTTCATGCAGAATGCTCTTACAAGACTACTCAGGTATCGGGCTTTGATTTCCCTCTCAACTGCTCTTGTAAATATCAATGCAGACTAAATCAGCAGCAACCAGTTTGAGCTTAAGCTGTTATATAATGTGCACTACAGTATGCTGACAGAATAGTCTCTTCAGTGCAGGCTGCCTCTGATCTCTGTTGCTCTGGTGGAGGGGAGAGCGCTGGGAGGAGGTGCAGAACTCACCACTGCCTGTGATTTCAGGTAAACAAAAGAATACACCTGAGGATCTCTTTTACACCCTAACCTTTCATCCAAAAGTCTTCTAATCCTCTGATTTATGTCTGTCATCTCTGTCTCATAGATTAATGGCACCTGGCAGTGTGATTCAGTTTGTCCATAAACACATGGGCCTGGTCCCTGGCTGGGGCGGGGCCGCTCGACTGAGCCGCATCGTCGGAAGCCAGAACGCCCTGAGGCTGCTTGGTGGAGCTCTAAAAGTGGATCCCGAACTTGGCCTGGAGATCGGACTGGCAGATGGAGTACTGGAGGTCCCAAAGGCAGAGGAGGGTGCAGGGATTCTCCTACAGCAGGCTGAAAACTGGCTCAGTCACTATACAAAAGGAGCTGCCCCAGTGATCCAGGCTGTGAAGAAGGTAGTGTTGTCAGGGAGAGAGCTCCCTCTGACGGAGGCTCTGAGGACTGAGAAGGATGTCTTTGGGACGGTGTGGGGCGGGGAGGCTAACCTGCAGGCTCTGGCCAGCAAGTCCAAACACAGATGAACTCCTAAGAGCTTCTCAGATCAGCTAAGAAGCCCAGTCCAGGTCAAGATTGTGTGGAGAACTGCTACAGACTGAGTCTTCATTGACATTGATTTACTTAATTCTTTGATGTGCTGAAGCCAGTAACAACACTTCTCATGTAATAAGCAGAATGCTGTGTGTAGAATGTGGACTCTGGGAATGTAGAGATATGTGATAAaaggttttttctttgttggtaAGGACTATGAACTTTATCATTTCAATAAATCAGCGTGGGCATTGCCTCTGATTCAATACTTAGAGATCCCTCACTGTCACATACTTTAATAGCtgtgatttattgtgttttggtaTCTCTTCATGTGAAGTTATACCGACTTATCAACTGTGTGCTGATATGATTCCATTGGTACTCTCGTCTTATATTTTCAGTATGCATGACAAAAAGGACGTAAAGAACTCCATTCTCAATCAAAATCCCTTCTGTCCCCATTAGTCAAGCAAATGGACTCCATGTCCCCAGTAGATGTGATTATGGTAATGATTAGATCATGGCCAGGCTGAGCCTAACTGAAGCAGACTGATAGCAGCAGCACACAGATAGATACTGATGAGGTAAAACAAGCATGAGGCATCAGCATCTGTCTGTATGTTCACGATTGAGTGTGATGCTGCTGCACTTCTTTCCTCTTTACTTCAGTTTTGTAGGTTGGTGTTGGTGTGTCTTTGTGGCCTTGATCatccccactctctctctctctctctctctctctctctctctctctctctctcttctaccGTAGCTGTAGCTAATGTGGATTATTTGGCTGATTTTCTCTGCACAATGGCTCTTGTCTATGCATGTAGAAAGATGCTGAGTAATAAGGAAAAATAAGACAGTTAAATTATACATGCTGATATTTTCTAAGGTTAAGCACCAATTTGTagctcattttttatttcacacttaaAATTAGCCCATTCTGCAAGTGAGACATTGTAAAAGCACAAAACTGCACAGACTGAAATATCAGGAACAGGACAGATCCCTGGAGGATGCCAGGTCCTTTATCTCCTGTTCCCCCTGCAGAGGTCATGTTTCTTGGCCAAACACCCAGCTGGAGTGCTGATCACTGCTTTGGTCAGAATACCAAACACTTAGAAGGTGAGCAAGGGAAAATCAAGAGTTGGCCTCGTTATGATATATAATACAACACTTGTTTATATGGTCTCCAATGAAATGAAGAGACTGTACTGCATACTATGTGTGCATTATGATTGAATTACTAACTGTGTCTTTCTTGTTACACCTATTCTGATCATGTACTTAAAGCAACTTAGGGAAACCACATGACTTTCCCTTATTCTGAGTCTTTTATGTCCATGTCTGCTTAATCAAAGTCTTATTTTGGATGCTTTGTTATAGGAAGAATAGCTATTGAATATTTTAGCCCCGTCTCCAGTGggaaggatgttttttttcccccttataAAAATATCTTAAGGTACTGCTGTGGAGAAAAAGGGTTGAAAACTGACTTACAATAGGCCCATTGATAGTTCTACTTATGTAacacttaataataaatatatatttaaatgaagaaaacaaacagatatgTACCCTTTCACATGGTAAAGAAAAGCCCATAGAGAATATACCAATAATCAGGGACAAGAGCACAAAAGTATCATTTTAGGATGATGAAATGACACAATTTATTcttaaattacaaaacatgtaacaaaaaaaagttgccaAGCAAAAACTGTTACATAAACTTTATTCTTCAGAATGAAAGGTCTAAGACTGAGCTGATGATGTAAGCAtgtaagaaatataaaaatgacataacTTCTGCAGGATGGCCAATGGCAACGCCATGTTCTTGTTCTCTGACTGCCTCAGACATCATACAGATTTACAATCATAAGAgacaaaaactacaacaaattaaaaacattaactcaaacaaaaaatatcagTCATCATCCTGCCAAACAGTAGTGTTTAAGTAACTCTCTCTTCAAACATGCACAAACGACAAAACTTTAGAAACACACCAATTGAGAATACTTCAGTCAGGGAACAATTAGAATACAGCTTTAAAGATGAAAACACTGATACCTCACATTAAAATGCCAATGATTTTAAGCTGGTAAAGGTTCAAATTAATTCAATATGTACTTCCattatgcacatttatttaaaatatttgtaatcAATACAGATTTTAGAAGCTGTAGGTCAATAGCaatcaaatcaaagaaaaaccATCAGCAGGTAGCCAGATAATCCTGTGGGCtcttaaattacaattttgtaGCACATTCATTGATAAATGTAAATACCCACATTGCTGAATAGCAAAGTACTTCTCTGTTTCCTTTCATTATCTGGATAAACAACCTTAATATTTTCTTCAAACCATAATCTACTCTGAAATGACACAATTCCCAAAGTCAACGGATAAATCAGTTAAATCTGAAGTAAGAAAAATCAGTTAGGTAGGGTGGAGGTTGGGAACTAGTTATTATCGAGGATTAAATTATTTGCAAGAGTAGTCAGATGACTGAGCTCCATCAAGCCCATTTCTGAGTGCTATGTTAGCTGAGAGAGTTAAAGTGTTGATGATTAGAATGCAGCTGTTCATGATAATGATAAAGACACAGTTCCATTTGAAAAGGAGTAACATCCTCATTAATGCTTTCTCCCTCGAACATCACAGACCTGACTGAGGCTCCCAGAAACCCTCTGGATAGTAGGGTGAGACTATCTAGGACAGGCAGAAGCAGGGTGGCAAgtcatttttaccttttaactTCCACTTTTGGGAAATTTTAAAAGAACATGATATGCCTGCAACCAAATGGCAAAAAGTGAGCAGACTGATGGCAGCTGAACCCCATGATGAGTATGTTCACATGTCACGGCAACAACATGCTGTATCCATCTGACCCATTAACAAGCTGTGCCTCCTGTCTCGGTAATAGAACACTCAGTACTAAAAAGGTAAAAACCCAACATTACTTCTACTTCTCTATATATTGGATGAGAATGAAAATAAACCGTTCGGGTACATTTCGATTATTGTGAGCAAAATAGAGACACCAAATTTGATTGCTAGAATTTGGTGGTTTACCTAAAAACATGGGAGTATGTTATGTTAAATTCTATTTTACCGAGCAATTCGCCCACATCCGATCCGTGACAGAGTGAACGACAGCATACAGTGaggaataaattaatgaaatgaaacatagCCATTTGGTGAAGATGTCATCTTTCATGACTTCACACTTCAGTCACTGTGCACTGGCCATCAGGCATTCTGGACCTTCCACTGCTACTggatgaagaaggaggagaggcgGACTCTGCACCAGGAGGGGATCTGTCCTCTGGATTCAGTCTTTGCCTCCGTGGCCGATCCTCCCAGGGCTCCACACGCTCTccgtctcccccctcctcttcttcatcctcctcttcctcatcatcgcTCCAGTCTCCAGAGCCAGACTCATCCACAGAGGTGTGAGGGTCAGAGGACCTAGAGGGTGAggcctcttcttcctcatcttcttcctctccttccccaGCCTCAGACCGCTCATGAGGTGTGGGCCTCGGGCTGATTTGCAGTTGGGAGAGAGTATCCTCCAGAGtggggctgctgctgctaccaAGCTGACCACCAAGGGAGGTTGGAGGTCTGGCAGTGGCTGGAGGGGCTATAACAGTAGAGGGGATACCTGTAACCTGCTGCTGTACACCTGCTACTGTCGTATCAGCCCCATCGGCGGAGTTTTCTCGCCCGGTTGCCCCAATGGCCCCAGCAACACCCTCAGTGTCCAAACGCAGTCCCGCCACTCCCTTCTTGGGGATATCCAAAACGTCCCTCTTCATCTTGCGCCTTCGACCGTGCTCATTGCGCCTGTACTGCACCATGTTCTCCAAGTCAGCTACATACAAAAACCCAGCAATCAGCATTTCGGCGGTTTTCTTGCCCTTGGAAAAAGCGTCCTCCAGCTCGCGGCTGGTTCGCTCATCATACTGCCACCAACCATTACGGCCCTCATAGTACCAGGCGTGATCACTTGCTGCCCCACCCCGACCTCCCGCCGATGCCTTCAGCTCCTCCGGAGAGAGAAGTGTAGGCCTTTCCAGGAAGTCGTCCGGTACTTCTTGTCTGCAGAGAGCGCAGCGTTTGCTCTGCCAGGATGCTCCcttcacacacaggaaacagaagACGTGATGGCATGGCAGTTGGACTGGGTGGACACAGCTCTGCAGACAGATGGCACACTCTGGTACAGACAGGGCTGGGGATGAGTTACTGGAGCCAGAGCATGATGATTCGGCACTGTTCCCACTTCCACCAccactgttgttgtttcctTTCTTACTGGAAGGAAGCGAGCTGACAGAGTGGTCTACCTCCCCACAACTAGCCATCCTGAGGGAGTACTGCGGAAAGGGGACaattgtaaatatgttttatagtgAGCATGTTAAGGCTATAAACTCGAATTGGATACATCATGCTTGTGTTATGATCACATTTAACCCTCAACTGTAGGTCACTGAATAGCAAACAATCTAAGGATTTTAAATACCAAATGATACTATAATCTATATGCCATTTCAACCTCAAACTAGGCTGACAGTCTATTGGAGACTTACCAGAAGTGCCTTAACAGTGATGTATCATTAGGAGAGCTGATGGACCTTCAAGCTTGCCACTGCCTAAGGGGGAAAAGAGTAGGTGGTGAAAATGTAGCGTTGTTTGTTGTCACACTATCgtgaaaataattacaattgTAACACACAGTATCAAGCCATTTCTTCTGTAAACGCTATTTGACAAAAGGAATCTTATGTGACAAACAAGCTGGACTTCTCCCCAGATGTTAAAACGGATTAGCATAAACTACTAATGAGCGTTATGTCTGACATGTTACTCCAGTCTGTGGGACAAAGGGCTGCTCTGTTACCATTCTGCCTACAACAAGCGTACCGTGTCAGCTAACTGTTGTACATCTGTGCCAACCCAGCTGGTTTATGACAGCGCGGTGATGAACACAGCTACCGATCTCTACGCAAACTAGTTGAGCTAACGTGGATACAAAGGCAGCAGCTTGTTGTTAAAGTCACTTGTATTACTAGTCAAACGGAACAGATGTTGTCTCTCGACTGGCAGAGGCATCATAACAATAAGACCTGTTGTGGCTAGCGCAGGCTCGGCTGATGGCAGCGCTCTGACTCCAGCAAATAGACGGAGTTCATCTGACGGCGCTAGCTTACTTTAGCATCGCGACACAAACTGCGAGTAATGTCTCACGACGGAGACAACACCAGGACCTCATGGGCCACCGTACCGTGAAACGCTGCGGTGTCGGCCCGGCGTGCGGTCACAATTCGTGTAACgacactgttttttgtttcctttttccttaTGCTAATCCACCGACCTCCGATATGAACAGGCTTTGTTTTCCTCCCGAAAAAGGAGCTGAGATAAAGACGACGACGTAAAGAGTACGCGATGACGTAGTTCGACGTAAAGACATCACGCAACCCGCTTGTGTTCTACTACGCATGACAGGTAGCTTGTCTTCCTGTTGGCTCGTAGCTAGAGGACGTTGGTGTCACAGAGGAGAGGGGTCTCAGcgagtgtttttttattgtcactgACGTAAAGAAAAGAAGCAACTAACAACCATGTTTACCCGTACCGTGAGACCGACCGTCAGCCTGGCCCGAGGCCTTTCCACCTCGTCCCAGAACAACGCCAAGGTGGCGGTGCTCGGAGCGTCAGGCGGAATAGGCCAGCCGCTGTCTCTGCTGCTCAAGAATAGCCCCTTGGTGAGTCAACTCTCCCTGTATGACATCGCGCACACCCCCGGGGTGGCTGCAGACCTCAGCCACATCGAGACGAGGGCCCAGGTGACCGGCCACATGGGCCCCGACCAGCTGGCTGCCGCTCTGCAGGGCTGCGACGTCGTAGTCATCCCCGCCGGTGTGCCCAGGAAACCCGGCATGACTCGCGATGATCTCTTCAACACCAACGCCACCATTGTAGCCACCTTGGCCGATGCCGTCGCCCGCTACTGTCCCGAGGCCATGATCTGCGTCATCGCCAACCCCGTCAACTCCACCATCCCAATTACATCAGAGGTCATGAAGAAGCATGGCGTGTACAACCCCAACAAAGTCTTTGGCGTCACAACCCTGGACATTGTCAGAGCGAACGCCTTCGTGGCTGAGCTCAAAGGCCTTGACCCTGCTCGTGTCAATGTACCGGTCATTGGAGGTCACGCCGGGAAGACCATCATCCCCCTCATTTCCCAGTGCACACCAAAAGTGGAGTTCCCCGCTGACAAGTTGTCTGCCTTGACCGGCAGGATCCAGGAGGCTGGCACGGAGGTGGTTAAGGCCAAGGCCGGGGCTGGATCTGCTACCCTGTCCATGGCCTATGCTGGTGCCCGATTCACCTTCTCTGTCCTAGACGCCATGAATGGAAAGGAGGGAGTGGTGGAATGTGGGTATGTCAGATCTGAGGAGACAGAGTGCAAGTACTTCTCCACACCTCTTCTGCTGGGGAAGAACGGCATTGAGAAGAACCTCGGGCTGGGCAAGCTGACTGCCTTCGAGGAGAAGCTGGTCGCCGAAGCCATGACCGAGCTGAAGGCTTCTATCAAGAAGGGCGAGGATTTTGTGGCTAATATGAAGTGAACAGAAGGCGTTAAGTCAGCTGTAAAGAAAGAGCTGTTGTGATTGATAGTTTATTCCGTCTTAATTTAAAAGGCATCTGGGTTTCCCCGTTTTTGTTTTAGCAGTAGGGTCGTCTTGACCCAGAAATCCTGGTTTTAACCAAGGTGCTATGTATCATCTTCCTTACCGTTTCAAACATGGCTTTATCTTGCACTATGATTACTGTACTGtgacttatatatattttgcaaatgtcaaatttacaaaatttcatatattttcatgtaAAGTCTGTATTAACGGGGATTTCTCTGCTGAATGACTGAGGAGGAAATACTGTCATCATGTCAATTGATGCAAATATATGTAACTGATGAGCAAAACACTCACTCCACCAATAAACAGTTTAGCTTTAAAAATGCAAactttatttcttgttttttcttctacaaAAATAGTTTGGATTGGCGGTGTACAGCTGAAACACTGACTGAATCTTAAggacttttgacatttttcatgaaactAATCCAGATAAAAGTGATCATCTATTATTTCACATGTCAAATCTGGTTCATTGGCACTTAAATAGTATAGCTATGGgttgttaaaatacaaataattcaataatagAGAAGCGATTCGATTCAAAGTAATTTTACACTTGAAATTAAAGTGGAGGGAAGTTTGAGCTACATGTTGGTAGGTAATTGTTGTAGTTGCTTATTTGCTGACAATGAAAGAGGGCTATAGTccctggaaaaacaaaacaaaaaataatctcaaagatttagatttttgacCAGGTAGGATTACTGATTAATTTAGTCTGCATGTATTATGATTCACATTATGTGCTGTGGAACAAGTTATAGTTGGTGTATCATAATAGTTATGGACAAAACAGCCCATGGCaatttttaaatcaacaatgGAAAGCTGCACACTTTACTgagtttcattttgtatttattctaaaGGTTTTAAGAAAGTTTAAGTGGAATGCACAAGAAGGCAATTGGATGAGAAAACAGACGCAGGTACAAACCCATTATAGTTTTATTTGACATACAGGTGCTTTTGGTTCCTAGTCGAGGAGCTTTACTGAGAGCACAGATTCCATTTACACGAAAATAAAAACCAATGGTAGATTAGACTCATTACTTATCTGGATAAAACTAGCTTTTGTCCAAGACAGAACACATGTTAATGGTTTTCCGTTTGTGACCACACTGTTTTGATTCACAGCATGCAGGTTCTCCTACATCTGTCACTTGTAGTGATTATGAAGATGTCACAAGGTGGCAATAACAaactcacttttttatttttatctttacaaATTCTgcaccaaataaaataaagtaaagagaTCTAAAGAACAGgaacaacaataataaacaattgTTCTACATAATGTTGCGAAATCTACATTCAAAAAACCAAGACGCGCAATGTTGTACCAGGGCCCCATTAAATAACCATATCAACAAGCACATAGTATAACGTCTTTGCCGCTCTGTCCGTCTGTACGCCAGTCCACACAGTCACAGACATTTCTCACTTTGTTCTTCAGTCCCAACAGCAGTCTCAGCAGTGTCTCCTGCACTTTTCAACAGAGCCACTCTCTTAGTGGTGGAAGTGAAGGAGTAGGGGCTAcagggtagaaaaaaaaaaatacttttttaagtcCATAGTGGCCCAAGCCTTGTGGCTAAATGCGCCCTATCCCGCTTGTGCATAAACATTATATTCAAATCATACAGGTAGCAGCAACACCCCTGCAGAGAGGGGTCAAGGGGGGTGAACAGTGGGGGAGGTTTTGGAGAGGGAAGAATGGAAGGATAACAGGAGGAAGTTGGGGAGGCGCTAGACTTTGTCTGACCAGAGCCCTATTGTACAAGGCTGTCTTCAGGGGACACTGGGTCTGTGTCATGGCCTCTGCGATGTCTGTGCTCCGTTTTGTTCCTGTTATCAGAGTCTTCGCGTTcacctgtgtctctctccatctcttgctccctttctctcttcctctcccgtCGGCCCTCTTGGTTCTCCTTATCTTTCCGGTTGTTGCGATTCCTCCGTTCCCTTCGCTCATTCTTCTTCCGCCCTCCTGGAAGTTaagaaaatgacatgaaaaagaTTAGTGAAGCACAGGAGAGGGTGAAGCTGGTCATCTTCTCCCCATCAATGTCATGAGGTAGTATtccattattaaatgtttttacctTGCATTATAATCAGAATATATCCATACTGATGTTTCAATAAGAATATTGTATCATATAATGAAATCAATCTAACCATAGAAACATCCAAAACACAGGTTCACATGTCAAGTAGTCCCAATTATTATGTTTTGCCACTTAAGAAGTCAGTGTACATTCATTACTATGGTAATGTAGTAAtgaatgtatataatatttcagcTTGGGAgccttaaacacacattttctatgATGACTTCTTACAGTATTTTGCTGTGGCTAAAAAGATTAAAGCTGCTGTTGATTTTTGTCTGACTAACTGTAGTAACTGGGGTTCATAGCCTTAAATAATCTATGCATCAGCCTGTAAGtaatgaaaaacactgtttattgCAGTTGTCGGtattcaccactagatgccagtCTTTACCCACAGACAGCAGCCCTGTCCCTGTGATGAGCGGACCTTTGTCCAAAAtagaaaacttttaaataagcCCCCAATTTATCTGTTCTTGCAACACCATCTCATAAACAAAACCAAGAGTTTTGGAATGCTGAAGGTTTATCTCTGCTCGAGCTACagttattaatgataataacaagATCCACCCCCAGGGAGGTTGGAGACAGGACCTGCAAGTGAAAGCAGAGGAGgcccttttcctgtttttgtacGGCTGCTGTTCATGTGTGAGTGGAACGGAGCAGCACGGCCTGCTTGGCTGGGTGACTGGCCAGTCGGGGATTGTGAAACTGCTGAAGTAGGCAGTAGGCACAGacacggggagagagagagaacgagagataaagggagggagagaaagagatctctctctgtctctctgctgtttagGCCCCCACGCTCatcctctcgctctctgtctttTCATTAATCAAGCCAGGGCTCTGGTTGGACCATTGACCATGCCGACCCACACATTCTGGGCTAAAGATACCAAGCTCTACCTGCCCCATGTGTTTAATCTGCATCTAGAAATAACGAAAGAGGACAGGAAGATAGGAGGATAGGGGATGGACTTGTGTGAACAtgtgctcaaacacagtatgGAGGCGCAGCGTTCACATAGTTCAATTCCAAGACGGTGAAAAGTTAAGTAAGTTActgataaataatcaaaatcaaagaTAGTAAGGATCGGTGGgtgcatggatggatggatggatggatggatggatggattggtgGAGTAATC
It encodes:
- the echdc1 gene encoding ethylmalonyl-CoA decarboxylase, with translation MVLCAVSRQLLRSSSHCAAWARLLQRQSRGCVYSSVHGFNQEEITEKLQAFPGGSIDLLKQESGIAVLTINYPSRMNAFSGSMMVELEERVSQLESWMDGKGLIVRGADGTFCSGSDLNAVRAISNPQDGMKMCMFMQNALTRLLRLPLISVALVEGRALGGGAELTTACDFRLMAPGSVIQFVHKHMGLVPGWGGAARLSRIVGSQNALRLLGGALKVDPELGLEIGLADGVLEVPKAEEGAGILLQQAENWLSHYTKGAAPVIQAVKKVVLSGRELPLTEALRTEKDVFGTVWGGEANLQALASKSKHR
- the LOC129109911 gene encoding E3 ubiquitin-protein ligase rnf146-like, which codes for MASCGEVDHSVSSLPSSKKGNNNSGGGSGNSAESSCSGSSNSSPALSVPECAICLQSCVHPVQLPCHHVFCFLCVKGASWQSKRCALCRQEVPDDFLERPTLLSPEELKASAGGRGGAASDHAWYYEGRNGWWQYDERTSRELEDAFSKGKKTAEMLIAGFLYVADLENMVQYRRNEHGRRRKMKRDVLDIPKKGVAGLRLDTEGVAGAIGATGRENSADGADTTVAGVQQQVTGIPSTVIAPPATARPPTSLGGQLGSSSSPTLEDTLSQLQISPRPTPHERSEAGEGEEEDEEEEASPSRSSDPHTSVDESGSGDWSDDEEEEDEEEEGGDGERVEPWEDRPRRQRLNPEDRSPPGAESASPPSSSSSSGRSRMPDGQCTVTEV
- the mdh2 gene encoding malate dehydrogenase, mitochondrial, with the translated sequence MFTRTVRPTVSLARGLSTSSQNNAKVAVLGASGGIGQPLSLLLKNSPLVSQLSLYDIAHTPGVAADLSHIETRAQVTGHMGPDQLAAALQGCDVVVIPAGVPRKPGMTRDDLFNTNATIVATLADAVARYCPEAMICVIANPVNSTIPITSEVMKKHGVYNPNKVFGVTTLDIVRANAFVAELKGLDPARVNVPVIGGHAGKTIIPLISQCTPKVEFPADKLSALTGRIQEAGTEVVKAKAGAGSATLSMAYAGARFTFSVLDAMNGKEGVVECGYVRSEETECKYFSTPLLLGKNGIEKNLGLGKLTAFEEKLVAEAMTELKASIKKGEDFVANMK